From a single Oceanobacillus kimchii X50 genomic region:
- the ppaX gene encoding pyrophosphatase PpaX, with the protein MSIRTILFDLDGTLIDTNALITASFEHTFRQYNLNFSNEEILKFNGPPLIDTFNKIDVTRADEMISTYREHNIREHDKFVTAFPHVYETLEELKRRNISLGIVSTKMRHTVQMGLDLTGISKFFSTVITYDDVTHAKPHPEPVQMAMQKLNANPEQTLMVGDNHHDIVSGQRANVQTVAVEWSLKDTNYLKSFHPDYFINDMNDILSIVGDSCA; encoded by the coding sequence ATGAGCATTCGTACCATACTCTTTGATCTTGATGGAACGCTTATTGATACAAATGCATTAATAACTGCTTCCTTCGAGCATACATTTAGACAATATAATCTAAATTTTAGTAATGAAGAAATACTGAAGTTTAATGGCCCACCTCTTATAGATACGTTTAATAAAATTGATGTAACAAGAGCCGACGAGATGATTTCAACTTATCGTGAGCATAACATTCGTGAACATGATAAGTTTGTCACAGCATTTCCTCATGTATATGAAACTTTAGAAGAACTGAAGAGAAGAAATATATCTCTAGGGATAGTAAGTACAAAAATGCGTCATACGGTACAAATGGGGCTTGATTTAACAGGTATATCTAAGTTCTTCTCTACGGTCATAACATATGATGATGTAACTCATGCTAAGCCGCATCCAGAACCAGTACAGATGGCAATGCAAAAGCTAAATGCTAACCCTGAGCAAACGCTTATGGTAGGTGACAATCATCATGATATTGTATCGGGTCAAAGAGCGAATGTACAAACAGTAGCAGTAGAATGGTCATTAAAAGATACGAACTATCTAAAAAGTTTTCATCCAGATTATTTTATTAATGATATGAATGATATCTTATCAATAGTAGGTG
- a CDS encoding nucleoside recognition domain-containing protein, translated as MSGTLQRGFWEGLNTTWKLGKIIFPITLIVTILQFTPVLPWFIKLISPMMGLLGLSGEAAVPLVLGNALNLYAGIAAIISFDFTVKEVFIIAIMLSFSHNLFVESAVATSVGVKWWIIVGVRVGLALFSAFIINLVWNGGSEMAQYGFVSGSESAPNGWGEIILHGAQTAIIAIVQLACIVIPLMIVMQLMRDRGWLDAMSNKMAPFMRLLGIDKSASMTMVAGLTIGLAYGAGLMIQAVKEDNVSKKDMSLALIFLVSCHAVVEDTLVFIPLGIPVWPLLIIRLLTAIILTITIAYFWNKRDNKKRKEMIHEHSYHTL; from the coding sequence ATGTCTGGTACGCTACAAAGAGGGTTTTGGGAAGGACTTAATACTACATGGAAATTAGGGAAGATTATTTTCCCGATAACATTAATTGTTACGATACTTCAATTTACTCCAGTTTTACCTTGGTTTATAAAGCTTATTTCTCCAATGATGGGATTATTAGGTTTGTCAGGAGAAGCTGCGGTGCCGTTAGTTTTAGGGAATGCATTAAATCTTTATGCAGGTATTGCTGCCATTATTTCGTTTGACTTTACAGTTAAAGAAGTATTTATTATAGCAATCATGTTATCCTTCTCTCATAATTTATTTGTTGAATCTGCGGTTGCGACAAGTGTGGGTGTAAAGTGGTGGATAATCGTTGGTGTACGTGTGGGTTTAGCATTGTTTTCTGCATTTATTATTAACCTGGTATGGAATGGTGGATCAGAAATGGCGCAATATGGATTTGTGTCAGGTTCTGAATCTGCTCCAAATGGGTGGGGAGAAATTATATTGCATGGTGCACAAACGGCAATAATTGCAATTGTGCAGTTAGCGTGCATTGTAATTCCCCTAATGATCGTGATGCAATTGATGCGTGACCGCGGCTGGTTAGATGCTATGTCGAATAAGATGGCTCCTTTTATGCGTTTGCTAGGTATAGATAAGAGTGCTTCCATGACCATGGTTGCAGGTTTAACCATTGGTCTAGCGTATGGAGCTGGATTAATGATTCAAGCTGTGAAAGAAGATAATGTATCTAAAAAGGATATGTCTCTCGCATTAATTTTTCTCGTGTCTTGTCATGCTGTCGTGGAAGATACACTGGTATTTATTCCACTGGGGATACCTGTATGGCCGTTACTCATTATTCGGTTGTTAACAGCAATTATTCTAACAATAACCATTGCTTATTTCTGGAATAAACGAGACAACAAGAAAAGAAAGGAAATGATTCATGAGCATTCGTACCATACTCTTTGA
- the lgt gene encoding prolipoprotein diacylglyceryl transferase — MLQTAAPIDRVFIEIGPISIYWYGIIIAFGAILAIYLASKEADRLGLTKDLMLDFVMFAVPIAIIFARIYYVFFEFDQYVNGPWWKVFAIWEGGIAIHGAIIGGVLTAIVFARVRKVSFWQIADIVAPSLILGQAIGRWGNFVNQEAHGGPISQATYESFHQYLPDFIMNQMTINGVMYHPTFLYESVWNILIFVGLLLLRKYNPVRGEVFLTYAITYSIGRFFIEGLRTDSLYMFDIIRTAQFISILTIIVSIVFIIYRRKTVSERYLDAPPKNKKKNKKTNKKKKK, encoded by the coding sequence ATGCTACAAACTGCGGCACCAATCGATAGAGTATTTATTGAAATTGGCCCCATTTCGATATATTGGTATGGCATAATTATTGCATTTGGTGCGATATTAGCAATTTACCTTGCTTCAAAAGAGGCAGATCGTCTTGGGTTAACAAAAGACTTAATGTTAGATTTTGTCATGTTTGCCGTTCCAATTGCAATAATCTTTGCAAGAATTTACTATGTATTTTTTGAGTTTGATCAGTATGTTAATGGTCCTTGGTGGAAAGTATTTGCAATTTGGGAAGGCGGAATTGCTATCCATGGAGCAATAATTGGAGGAGTACTAACGGCGATTGTTTTTGCTAGAGTAAGAAAAGTTTCTTTTTGGCAAATAGCTGATATTGTTGCTCCAAGTCTAATATTAGGACAGGCGATTGGAAGATGGGGGAACTTTGTAAACCAAGAAGCTCATGGTGGACCGATTTCACAAGCTACATATGAAAGTTTTCATCAATATTTGCCTGATTTTATTATGAACCAAATGACTATTAATGGTGTAATGTATCATCCGACATTCTTATATGAATCGGTATGGAATATATTAATTTTTGTGGGATTATTGCTTTTACGAAAGTACAATCCTGTGCGAGGGGAAGTATTCTTAACCTATGCAATTACGTATTCAATTGGAAGATTCTTTATTGAAGGATTACGTACCGATAGTCTGTATATGTTCGATATAATTCGTACAGCACAATTTATTTCAATCTTAACTATCATTGTGTCTATTGTTTTTATTATTTATCGCCGTAAAACCGTTAGCGAGCGTTATTTAGATGCACCACCAAAAAACAAAAAGAAGAATAAAAAAACAAATAAGAAAAAGAAAAAATAA